GAGCGGCTTCAAGGCCATGGGCGTAGAGTTTTCGTTCGTGAAAAATTCGATCACCAAGGCCATTGCACTGGCGGAGAAATCCGAGCAATGGCAGGTGACGATTCCAGATGAAGATGAGAAGCGTGTGCTCGACCGCGTCAAGCGGCATTTGCCTCTGTTTCAGGACGTTCGGGTTTTGTGGATTGACGACAATCTCGACAGCCTGCGCAACGAGCGCAAGATGCTGGAGCGCTTGCAGGTCGATATCGATCTTGCCCGGGATGACGCGGAAGCCAAGAAACTCCTGCGCGGCGGCGACTACCATCTTATTCTCTCGGATATCGCGCGCGGCGATGACAATACCGCCGGCCTCAAATTCCTGCAAGAATACAGCAAAGCCGAAAAGCGTGTGCCGTTCATTTTTTATATCGGAACGCTTTCTCCCGAAAAAGGCGTGCCGCCTTACGCTTTCGGCATCACCAATCGTCCGGATGAATTGCTGCATTTGATGCTGGATGCGCTGGAGAGGGTGAAGGTTTGAAGCGGATCAAATAAGAAATGACGGCATGCTACGGGATATCATCTGTTCAAATCGGCAAACTTCATTTGGCCCAAATTTGAATCTTGCTTGCATTTGATCCTATGCTTATCTTGTAAAAATTCCAGGAGCCTGAAAAATTTATGGAATAGACAGAATGAAAATTGATGAAAAAACGTACGAAGAGATCGGCAAATATTTGGTTGTTGATCCCGAAGTCTGCCATGGCAAACTCATCTTCAAAGGTACCCGCATTCCGGTTGAAACCGTTTTGACGTATCTGGCCTTGGGTGATTCTATCGATGCCGTTTTGAAAAACTGGCCGCGCCTGCATCGGCCCGCTGTGGAAGAGGCCATTCGTTTTGCCGCCCGGCTTGTCAACAAAAATTATCCCGCCCGAAAGAAGGCCGCGTGAGTCAGTTCGTTATTGACGAACAATTGCCCTTTGACCGGGTTGTTTTTCCGATTCGCCGGTGGGCATCTGTTAAGCGTATTGACGAGTTGCGCCCGGCCGAAGTGATCAAGGACGATCGTATCGGCACTCTCCTTCAACAAATCAAGCAACCCACTTTCATCACGATCGATGGCGGCTTTTGGAGCCGCCGCTATTGCCACCCCGAGTATTGCATTCTTTATTTTGCGCTGCGTGACGATCAACATGCGGAAATCCCGGTCTTGCTCCGGAAGTGTTGTCAGATGGATTTACTGAAAACCAAAAGAGCGCGTATGGGCAAAGTTGTCAAAATCGGTCGAAGCAGAATCGAATATTTGGAGAGGGCTTTACTTCACCAAAAGTGTTATCCGTTATTCTCAAATAATCATCTTCTGACCATTCATGTTTCAACCCCGCCTTAAAATCCTTCTGGCACTATGCGGCTTGCTGCTGGCTTGCAATTCACCAGAATCGCGCTTGCAAAAGCGCGTGACATTTCGCGTTATTGCGCAAGTGATGCCGGACTCCGCGGCAGTTTATATTGCCGGAAATCATCCGCAACTCGGCTTGTGGCGGCCGGATACCGTCAGGCTCGCACAACAAACCGATAGCAGTTGGAATCGAACTTTCGAATTTCATGCCGGCGTGCGGTTGGAATACAAAATCACGCGCGGCTCCTGGCAAAATGAAGCGGTGAATGCCGAAGGCATTGTGCTGCCAAATGCGATTTTGGAAGTCACCCACGATACCACAGTGACCATCGAAGTCGCGAATTGGAAGGATTTCAAGCATGCGGTCGAAGGCCAAATTACCGGTACGGTAGCCTATCATCGTCAAATGCAGGGCGACGGCATTCGTCCGCGTGATATTATTGTCTGGCTGCCGCCGAGCTATGCAGACGCGCCGGAGAAACGCTATCCTGTGCTCTACATGCACGACGGTCAGAACGTGTTTGATCCGAGAACTTCATTTCTCGGCGTTGATTGGCAGGTTGATGAGGTCGCCGATAGTCTGATGCGCACCGGCGAAATGGAAGAGATCATCATCGTGGGCGTGAATAATAGCGATGATCGCAGGGCTGAATATTCCGACACCGAGAAGGGCAGAGCTTATATGAAATTTCTCATTGAGAAACTGAAACCGTTTATCGATGCGACCTACCGCACGCAACCGGAGCGCCAAAACACCGCGGTCATGGGTTCTTCCATGGGCGGTTTGATTTCATTTCTGCTGGCCTGGCATCATCCCGAAGTTTTTTCGCAAGCGGCGTGCCTGTCGCCTGCGTTCATTCCGCCGTTTGGTTCAGCGGTGAAGTTGGTCGAGAAAGATGAGGGGCCAGCAAAAGACCTCCGGCTTTATCTCGACAACGGCGGAGTCGCGCTGGACAGCGTGCTGCAAGCCGGATGCGATCAGATGCTGCATGCGCTCAAGCGAAAAGGCTTCAGGCTGGGCGAGGATCTCTATTGGTTTCAAGACCAGCAGGCGGAGCATTCCGAGCGCGCCTGGTCACGGCGCGTGTGGCGGCCGTTGTTGTATATGTTCAATAAGCGTGAGAAATAAAAAAGCAAAACGATTGCCAAGTTTTTTGAAATTGTATACTCGAGGAGAGATGGTTATGCGTTTAAAATCAACTTCAGTTCTGATAATGGCGTTGTTGCTTGCATGCAGCCCAAATCAAGAGGAGAAGAGCGTGAAAAAAACGGAGGCAGATCATATCGAAGTGCAGCATATCTTGATCGGCTTTTACGGCTCATTGCCCGGGCAAAGCCTCAATCGCCCGCAAAGCGAAGCAGAAGCCTTGGCGAAACAAGTTTTTGAGCAAGCCAAACAGGGCGCTGATTTCGATGCTTTGGTGCGGCAATATTCGAACGATGCTTATCCCGGGCGCTACAAGCTTGCCAACGCCGGCGTTGCGACAACCGAGGGTGAATACGATCGACGTATGATGGTCACCGGTTTCGGCGATGTTGCTTTTCAACTCCAGGTCGGCGAAATTGGCATGGCGGCATACGATCCCGAAAAAAGCAAATACGGCTGGCACATCATCAAACGCTTGCAATAAAAAGTATTCTAAAAGGGCTGATCCCGATGCCTGCCGGTTTGAGGAAACGAAATAACGGATTGACATTGCGTTTCGGGTTCGCTATTTTTGTCGCGTCTGTATGGAGAGTGAGATCATGTTGAAGATAAAAGATTCCTCTGCCGCACCCGCGTACTCGGCTGCGGTGCAACGCCCGCCGTTGCCGGAACACCTGCCTGAATCGGATGGCAAGCCTATGGCTGAAACCGACGTGCATCGCGAACAAATGATAGCACTGCTGGATGCGCTCACCGAATATTTTCGCGACGATCCGCGCGTTTACGTGACC
This portion of the Cytophagia bacterium CHB2 genome encodes:
- a CDS encoding response regulator, coding for MADSTAVLTDKLLLELIKNLPAILWFLLAFVVVLLFYKPIRHELLPNLSGFKAMGVEFSFVKNSITKAIALAEKSEQWQVTIPDEDEKRVLDRVKRHLPLFQDVRVLWIDDNLDSLRNERKMLERLQVDIDLARDDAEAKKLLRGGDYHLILSDIARGDDNTAGLKFLQEYSKAEKRVPFIFYIGTLSPEKGVPPYAFGITNRPDELLHLMLDALERVKV
- a CDS encoding DUF433 domain-containing protein: MKIDEKTYEEIGKYLVVDPEVCHGKLIFKGTRIPVETVLTYLALGDSIDAVLKNWPRLHRPAVEEAIRFAARLVNKNYPARKKAA
- a CDS encoding histidine kinase — protein: MFQPRLKILLALCGLLLACNSPESRLQKRVTFRVIAQVMPDSAAVYIAGNHPQLGLWRPDTVRLAQQTDSSWNRTFEFHAGVRLEYKITRGSWQNEAVNAEGIVLPNAILEVTHDTTVTIEVANWKDFKHAVEGQITGTVAYHRQMQGDGIRPRDIIVWLPPSYADAPEKRYPVLYMHDGQNVFDPRTSFLGVDWQVDEVADSLMRTGEMEEIIIVGVNNSDDRRAEYSDTEKGRAYMKFLIEKLKPFIDATYRTQPERQNTAVMGSSMGGLISFLLAWHHPEVFSQAACLSPAFIPPFGSAVKLVEKDEGPAKDLRLYLDNGGVALDSVLQAGCDQMLHALKRKGFRLGEDLYWFQDQQAEHSERAWSRRVWRPLLYMFNKREK